The DNA region AGCGATTATTGTCACTTCCACCAAGAAAGTTAAACTCTTGGCATGTTTTGAGGCCACTATTCATGGATTGTAACTGTGAAATTTAGGTAagaatcaaattaatatttaactCGTAACTATAATATATAGAGACTAAATTTaagattcaaaatatttttgaaaaaaaaaattatttattaagttTCTTGATGCATTAAAACAGGCAGTGACAAGGAAGGGTGCATGCATCTAGATTCCTTGTATGGATCTCATTCCTTCTGGATATAATGTACCAAAATGACGTCACGCACGTGATAAATGcgaaattttgttttttgtttttttttccccctcaaCGGCGCCTGCTTACTGCAATACTGCAGCTTTGTCTTTATATtactgtatttttttattagtttttcttATTCAATGTCCCTATTATACCTCACGTTTTAAATGCATGCTATGTATTTCGTCGCAACCTCCTccccttcatcatcatcatcatcatcatcatcatcatcattatcatcatcaccatcataaTCTAAATTTACAGGCATTAATGATTTTAAGTTGCATTATGAAAagaatattaagaaaaaaatttgaaggaaaaaataacattctccttattaaaataaataagatgtAAGATCATGTTTTGTGGGTAAGAATGAATACgaaatttatgaaaaatctaataattataatatgatcatatacattaattaaattagacaTGACtgccataaaaataaaaataaaaataaaaaacatgatCCTATTCACTAAATTGAAAATGCAGTCAcgtaaaatacaaattttgatgaGTAATAATGACATCTCACAAGTCACATCTGGGATGAACGTAACACCGAGGGGGGATATCCGATTAAATGTGAAAGGACAAGAATGCCATTGATTCCAGTGGCAAAAAAAAATTCCGGAATCAGTCATTTGATTGCCCTTTTTTTTCACTTGACAAATCAAGACACGGCTTTAGAAATTCCAGAGGAATGATCCTTGGGATGCGAATCCATCGTAGGTTTCTTCTACGTAGTCGGTGTCGGGCATGGGCATCGGAGGGACATAATAGTCATTTGAGAAATCGTCGAACTCGGGAAAGTAACCGAAATCCGTAACGACGTTATTATTGGCATTCCCCAATGACGAGAAGCGTTGAAGAAAGCCGTGATCCAGGGCGGTTTCGGTCATTTCACCACCTTCGGCTTCGGCTTCGGCTTGGTGGACCGCGCCGTCGGAAACCGACGGCGAGGGCGACTCGGCGTGCAAGGACGACGAAGAAAGCGAAGTGGAGGGATCGGACACGTGTCCCCTCGAGGGAGGCTCGGAGTTTGCGAAATTGGCGGCGGCCACCTTAATCTGAGCGAGGCTCATGGAATTGCCGTCGACGATGTCGGGAGGGTTGTCGGGGAAATTAAAATTGGCATTCTTACCGCGCAGACAAAAAAGGGCGGCGTCGAAAGCCCTAGCcgccttctccggcgaatcGAAGGAGCCGAGCCAAATCCGCTCCCGGCTGTTGGGGAGCCTAATCTCCGACACCCACTTCCCCCAATTCCTCTTCCTCACACCCCTATACTTACACGAAGACGACGACGACGAAGATGGCGACGAATTAGAACTCGAAACGCCATCGTTTCTCACTTTCTCGGGTTTCACCATTACTAATTagaattgatttgatttgatctgatctgatctgaaaTTAGAACACAGGATTATTGAaggtatttaatttaattttggttGTATATGAGAGAATTGAAGGTAGGGAGATGGATAGAGGAGTGATGGAGAAATGGGAAATGGcggctaatata from Ipomoea triloba cultivar NCNSP0323 chromosome 6, ASM357664v1 includes:
- the LOC116022116 gene encoding ethylene-responsive transcription factor ERF017-like, which codes for MVKPEKVRNDGVSSSNSSPSSSSSSSCKYRGVRKRNWGKWVSEIRLPNSRERIWLGSFDSPEKAARAFDAALFCLRGKNANFNFPDNPPDIVDGNSMSLAQIKVAAANFANSEPPSRGHVSDPSTSLSSSSLHAESPSPSVSDGAVHQAEAEAEGGEMTETALDHGFLQRFSSLGNANNNVVTDFGYFPEFDDFSNDYYVPPMPMPDTDYVEETYDGFASQGSFLWNF